A stretch of Arthrobacter sp. NEB 688 DNA encodes these proteins:
- the sigE gene encoding RNA polymerase sigma factor SigE: MATTADPAPVGTGTAWVPPSWEEVVEQHSARVYRLAYRLTGNVHDAEDLTQDVFVRVFRSLHTYQPGTFEGWLHRITTNVFLDKMRRKQRIRFDALSDESAARLPSRDVGPEQTFADTHLDDDVQRALDALSPDFRAAVVLCDIEGLSYEEVAATLGIKLGTVRSRIHRGRAQLREALAHRAPRPRPEVTAPARRGPIVRRPAAGVV, from the coding sequence ATGGCGACGACCGCAGACCCGGCCCCGGTGGGCACGGGGACGGCGTGGGTGCCCCCGTCGTGGGAGGAGGTCGTCGAGCAGCACTCGGCCCGCGTCTACCGCCTGGCCTACCGCCTCACCGGCAACGTCCACGACGCCGAGGACCTCACCCAGGACGTCTTCGTCCGGGTCTTCCGCTCGCTGCACACCTACCAGCCCGGCACCTTCGAGGGCTGGCTGCACCGCATCACGACCAACGTCTTCCTCGACAAGATGCGCCGCAAGCAGCGGATCCGCTTCGACGCCCTGTCCGACGAGTCGGCCGCGCGCCTGCCCAGCCGTGACGTCGGCCCGGAGCAGACCTTCGCCGACACCCACCTCGACGACGACGTGCAGCGGGCGCTCGACGCGCTCTCGCCCGACTTCCGGGCTGCGGTCGTCCTCTGCGACATCGAGGGCCTCTCGTACGAGGAGGTCGCCGCGACGCTCGGCATCAAGCTCGGGACGGTGCGCTCGCGCATCCACCGCGGCCGGGCCCAGCTGCGCGAGGCGCTCGCGCACCGCGCACCGCGCCCCCGCCCCGAGGTCACCGCTCCCGCCCGTCGCGGCCCGATCGTCCGGCGCCCGGCCGCGGGAGTCGTATGA
- a CDS encoding DUF3117 domain-containing protein, with the protein MAAMKPRTGDGPLEVTKEGRGIVLRMPLEGGGRLVVEMTPDEVRALGEAIDNCDGL; encoded by the coding sequence ATGGCGGCAATGAAGCCGAGGACGGGCGACGGCCCGCTCGAGGTCACCAAGGAAGGTCGCGGCATCGTGCTGCGCATGCCCCTCGAGGGTGGCGGACGGCTCGTCGTCGAGATGACCCCCGACGAGGTGCGCGCCCTGGGCGAGGCCATCGACAACTGCGACGGCCTCTGA
- a CDS encoding twin-arginine translocase TatA/TatE family subunit: protein MFGVNGWEIILLALIAVFVLGPDKLPEYAAKLARGIRQLRVMAEGAKTSLRDQLGPEYEDIDWRQYDPRQYDPRRIVREALLEPLDEAVAPIRGEISTVRDAARVRRPGGDAATAAAAGAAGAGAAAAGAAATTTGASSGTAAAAPATDLGDGYVEDGYDDEYVTVQPWMTPQAFDPALPTPFDTDAT, encoded by the coding sequence GTGTTCGGCGTCAACGGGTGGGAGATCATCCTGCTCGCGCTCATCGCGGTCTTCGTCCTCGGCCCGGACAAGCTCCCCGAGTACGCGGCCAAGCTCGCGCGCGGCATCCGCCAGCTGCGGGTGATGGCCGAGGGCGCGAAGACCTCGCTGCGCGACCAGCTCGGCCCGGAGTACGAGGACATCGACTGGCGCCAGTACGACCCGCGCCAGTACGACCCGCGGCGCATCGTGCGCGAGGCGCTCCTCGAGCCGCTCGACGAGGCGGTCGCGCCGATCCGCGGCGAGATCTCGACCGTCCGCGACGCCGCGCGGGTCCGGCGGCCGGGTGGCGACGCCGCGACCGCTGCCGCCGCGGGGGCGGCCGGCGCGGGTGCGGCTGCTGCCGGAGCCGCGGCCACGACCACGGGTGCCTCGTCCGGCACCGCCGCTGCCGCCCCGGCGACCGACCTCGGCGACGGGTACGTCGAGGACGGCTACGACGACGAGTACGTCACCGTGCAGCCGTGGATGACGCCGCAGGCGTTCGACCCGGCTCTGCCCACCCCGTTCGACACCGACGCGACCTGA
- a CDS encoding trypsin-like peptidase domain-containing protein → MSERDRGSDDWQPWDREPAAAPTQPQPPVDAGPRGPEPHWADAVGAEPTTELPTTPPPPPAGAPTSPTTPYQPISGSWGVPPATPPASAAYPVSQPEPRPARRGPGWGALVGVALASALVAGSVGGILGGALSDRATGSSGTSVAAPSPGAGATTRPRGSVANIAATALPSVVTLRVEGADGGATGSGWVYDDAGHVVTNNHVVAGAGDDGTITVVLSNGKQVSGKVVGRDASYDLAVVRVEGADLAALPVGRSADVVVGDEVIAVGAPLGLDSTVTSGIVSALDRPVTPGQQDDQSFINAIQTDAAINPGNSGGPLLDMAGQVIGVNSAIARVPGTSLGGQSGNIGVGFAIPSDQVATTVDQLIRTGKAEHPIIGVYLDSGYDGEGVRVADDGPNGDPAVNPGGPADEAGIEAGDVITAFEGKPVSDDGELVVKIRSRKVGESVQLTIVRDGRERDVTMVLQGSE, encoded by the coding sequence ATGAGCGAACGGGACCGCGGGTCCGACGACTGGCAGCCGTGGGACCGTGAGCCCGCGGCCGCGCCGACGCAGCCCCAGCCCCCCGTCGACGCGGGCCCTCGCGGCCCCGAGCCGCACTGGGCGGACGCGGTCGGCGCGGAGCCGACGACCGAGCTCCCGACGACGCCGCCCCCGCCGCCGGCCGGCGCCCCGACCTCGCCCACGACCCCGTACCAGCCGATCAGCGGCTCGTGGGGCGTCCCGCCCGCCACCCCGCCGGCCTCGGCCGCGTACCCCGTCTCGCAGCCCGAGCCGCGCCCGGCCCGGCGCGGGCCGGGCTGGGGGGCCCTGGTCGGTGTCGCGCTCGCGAGCGCGCTCGTCGCGGGGTCGGTCGGCGGCATCCTCGGCGGGGCCCTGTCCGACCGCGCCACGGGCTCCTCCGGCACCTCGGTCGCCGCCCCCTCGCCCGGCGCGGGAGCCACGACGCGACCGCGCGGCTCGGTCGCCAACATCGCCGCCACCGCCCTCCCGAGCGTCGTGACGCTGCGGGTCGAGGGCGCCGACGGCGGCGCCACCGGCTCCGGCTGGGTCTACGACGACGCGGGCCACGTCGTGACGAACAACCACGTCGTCGCGGGCGCGGGCGACGACGGCACGATCACCGTCGTCCTCTCCAACGGCAAGCAGGTCTCCGGCAAGGTCGTCGGCCGGGACGCGTCCTACGACCTCGCCGTCGTGCGGGTCGAGGGCGCCGACCTGGCGGCGCTGCCCGTCGGGCGCTCGGCCGACGTCGTCGTCGGCGACGAGGTCATCGCCGTCGGCGCACCGCTCGGCCTGGACTCGACCGTCACGAGCGGCATCGTCAGCGCCCTCGACCGGCCGGTCACGCCGGGGCAGCAGGACGACCAGTCGTTCATCAACGCCATCCAGACCGACGCTGCGATCAACCCGGGCAACTCCGGCGGCCCGCTGCTCGACATGGCCGGTCAGGTCATCGGCGTCAACTCCGCCATCGCCCGCGTGCCCGGTACCTCGCTCGGCGGGCAGAGCGGCAACATCGGGGTCGGCTTCGCCATCCCGAGCGACCAGGTGGCGACGACGGTCGACCAGCTGATCCGTACCGGCAAGGCCGAGCACCCGATCATCGGCGTCTACCTCGACAGCGGCTACGACGGCGAGGGCGTCCGCGTCGCCGACGACGGCCCGAACGGCGACCCCGCGGTCAACCCCGGCGGACCCGCCGACGAGGCCGGCATCGAGGCGGGCGACGTCATCACCGCGTTCGAGGGCAAGCCCGTCTCCGACGACGGCGAGCTCGTCGTGAAGATCCGCTCGCGCAAGGTCGGGGAGTCCGTTCAGCTGACCATCGTGCGTGACGGCCGGGAGCGGGATGTCACCATGGTGCTCCAGGGGTCGGAGTGA
- a CDS encoding O-methyltransferase — protein sequence MSGLKPASWSYAEEFVPEPEVVEAARRRGTELGAASPVGTGAGAVLRLLAASVRAKHVLEVGTGAGTSGLWLLSGMDDDGVLTTIDVSAEHQRLAKQAYAEAGYPHQRTRVITGAAAEVLPRMADGGYDMVHVDADKDTYPTYVDHAVRLLRSGGVLVVDNMLWHDKVADPASRDATTTTLRDLGKTLRDHDSLVTALLPVSDGVLVAVRR from the coding sequence ATGAGCGGACTGAAGCCGGCCAGCTGGTCCTATGCGGAGGAGTTCGTCCCCGAGCCCGAGGTCGTCGAGGCGGCCCGCCGCCGGGGCACCGAGCTCGGCGCGGCCTCCCCCGTCGGCACGGGGGCGGGGGCCGTGCTGCGGCTGCTCGCCGCGTCCGTCCGGGCCAAGCACGTGCTCGAGGTCGGCACCGGCGCCGGCACCTCCGGGCTCTGGCTGCTCTCGGGGATGGACGACGACGGCGTCCTCACGACGATCGACGTCTCCGCCGAGCACCAGCGCCTCGCCAAGCAGGCCTACGCCGAGGCCGGCTACCCGCACCAGCGCACGCGTGTCATCACGGGCGCGGCCGCCGAGGTCCTCCCGCGGATGGCCGACGGCGGCTACGACATGGTCCACGTCGACGCCGACAAGGACACCTACCCGACCTACGTCGACCACGCGGTCCGGCTGCTGCGCAGCGGCGGCGTGCTCGTCGTCGACAACATGCTCTGGCACGACAAGGTCGCCGACCCCGCCTCGCGGGACGCGACGACGACGACGCTGCGCGACCTCGGCAAGACGCTGCGCGACCACGACTCGCTCGTGACGGCGCTGCTGCCGGTCAGCGACGGCGTGCTCGTCGCCGTCCGCCGCTGA